Below is a genomic region from Hippea sp. KM1.
ATCAGGTTTATTTTTTCAAGCAAGAGGCCTAAGATATAGCCTTCTCAAACCTTTCCATATCCTCCTTTGTTCCAACGCATATAAGGGTTGAACCGACATCGATTATATCCTCTGCTTTCGGGTTGAAGCGGGTAGATTTGTCCTTACCAACCATGGCGATGATTATGAGGTTGTATCTGCTTCTGATATCCGTTTCTTTTATCTTCTTGCCGGCATAGGGTGAGTCCTTTGTTATGTAAAACTCACCCATCTCTATGGTTTTGTCGGATTGCATGACGATGGATACCAGCTCTGCGGTTTTTGGTGATATGAGCATTCTGGAGATGTCGTATCCGCTGGATTGGTATGGCGAGATGGTTTTTGCACCCAATTTTACAAACTTCTTTACCGAATCCTCAGAGTTGGCTCTGGCAACGGCCAGGATGTCTTTGTTTTCATCCTTTGCTGTAATCAGTGTGTATATGTTATCTGCATCTGAATCCATAACAAGGGCTATACCCTGAGCCTGTTTTACCCTCGCTTTTTTTAGGATCTCCTCATCCGTTGCGCTGCCTGTTATGACCAGATAGCCGTTTTCTATCGCCTCCCTTGCCGCCTCCTGGTTTTCCTCGATTACGACAAACGGCTTCTTGAAACGCTCCATCTCCTTGGCCACAACCTTGCCAACCCTGCCGTATCCGCAGATGATAAAGTGGTTTGAGAGTTTTTCTATCTTCCTTTCCATGATCTCCTCCGTATTGAGCTTGAGTTTTAGTATTCTATCGGTAAAGGCGCTTGAGATTATACCTGTTAGGAGTGCGATGCCAGAAATGCCCATTACCATCAAGAATGAGGCAATCGTTCTTCCTATTGGGGTGATGGGTGTGATATCTCCATAGCCCACCGTTGTAAATGTTACTATACTCCACCAAATGGCGTCGAATAGGTTTTGTATGTGGGGGTTTTTATGCCCCTCTGCTATCAACATAACTATGGATGAGCCGGTGATTACAAAGAAGAATATGACGAAAACTATGGATATCTCAAAGGTCTTCTCCTTTAGGCCTTCGGCCAACTCCTGCACGCTCTTGCTGAAGCTTGCACCCTTAAATATCCTTGCTATCAGGACGGCGATTCTATATGGGTATGGGAGGTATCCGTAAGGAACCATCGATAGGAGGTTTATCAGGGTGCCCGGTGATACGGCATAGGCTATTATGCATCTGATCCTTGATGCGGCTGTGTTTTTGGGTGTTAATATCTTAGGGAAGCCCAGACCGGTTGGTTCGTTTTTTGTGTTTAGCCGTTCAAGGAAGAGGATCGTTCTTATGATGAAGTCGAACCCAAAGGCAAATATGGTTGTTAACTCTATCACCTTGTAAACCTTCGGTGAGCCTATGTATATGGGTATGGCGTTGTCGTATCCCACGATAGCAACAAGGGATAACGCCGTTATGATCTGCATCGAGAATCTGTAGATTTTGGCCGATAGCGATGTGCCGTAAAAGGTTTTGTATATGTCTATCTTTTTGTTCCTATCCACCACATTCCAATTATACACAAACCCATTTTTAATTGAAAGTTTTAGACAAAATAATATAATCAACCTGTCATGAGGGTGCATGCTGAATGTTATCAATGTTTTATATCTCAGGCCATACGCTCAAGCAGACTGTTTTATTCGGATAGAGACCATCTGCTAAAGCCTGCTCAAGAGGTGGTAAGGGTTTTGCAGGATATAGATGTTGAACTCCCCCCTCCTTTGATTAGCGAGGAGGTCTATGGCACAATTAGAAGGAGCCTGGGCATAGATGACCCTTACAAGCAGATAAAGAAGAAATACAACGACATAGCATTGAAGTATGAAGAATTTGCCAAAAAACAGATAGAACAGGCAGACGATCCCCTTCTTTATGCTGTAAGACTCGCCCTGGCCGGCAATATAATCGATTTTGGTTCCCAAATCGGGAGTTTTAGCCTTGAAAATACCATAGATGAGGTTGTAAGAAACCCGCTTGATTTGACCGATTTTGAGCTATTCAAGGGGGATTTGGAAAAATCCAAAAGGATAGTTCTGCTTGCAGACAACGCCGGTGAGATAGTGTTTGATAAGATCCTGCTTGAAACGATAAGGGGTCTGTATCCCGAAAAAGAACTGTTTGTTATTGTCAGGGGCGGTCCTATAATAAACGATGTCGGCTTAGAGGATGCTATCTATGTGGGAATGGATAAAATCGCAAGGGTGATAGATTCTGGCCAGCTCATTCCGGGATTCTGGCCTGATTTTGCAAAAGGCGAGTGCAAGGCCGTTTATGAGAGTGCCGATATTATCATATCGAAGGGGCAGGGCAACTTCGAGACCTTAAGCGAGTTTGAGGATAGGCGAATCTATTTCCTCTTTTTGATAAAATGCGGTGTCGTTGCCCAATACTTGGGTCTTAAGAAGCTCTCCAAGATATTCATAAGAAACGACGAGCGATGGGCAAGACTGCGGGCGTAGATGAGGCTGGAAGGGGGCCGTGGGCTGGCCCGGTTGTTGCGGCCTGCGTAATACTGAAAAAAGACATTCCCCATCTGGACGATATAGACGATTCCAAGAAGCTTTCGGCCAAAAAGAGGGAAGAGCTTTACAAAATCATAAAGGAAAACTCCATCTACGGCATAGGCGTTGCCTCAAATAAGGAGATCGATAGATTGGGCATAGTAAAAGCCGTTGAGCTTGCCATAAAGAGGGCGATAGAGGTGATGGATGAGAAGCCATCGTTTTTGCTTATCGATGGCAAGGATAGATTCGATTTGCCCATAAAGTACAAAACCATAGTCGATGGTGATGAGAAGGTAAAATCGATAGCAGCGGCA
It encodes:
- a CDS encoding potassium channel family protein gives rise to the protein MDRNKKIDIYKTFYGTSLSAKIYRFSMQIITALSLVAIVGYDNAIPIYIGSPKVYKVIELTTIFAFGFDFIIRTILFLERLNTKNEPTGLGFPKILTPKNTAASRIRCIIAYAVSPGTLINLLSMVPYGYLPYPYRIAVLIARIFKGASFSKSVQELAEGLKEKTFEISIVFVIFFFVITGSSIVMLIAEGHKNPHIQNLFDAIWWSIVTFTTVGYGDITPITPIGRTIASFLMVMGISGIALLTGIISSAFTDRILKLKLNTEEIMERKIEKLSNHFIICGYGRVGKVVAKEMERFKKPFVVIEENQEAAREAIENGYLVITGSATDEEILKKARVKQAQGIALVMDSDADNIYTLITAKDENKDILAVARANSEDSVKKFVKLGAKTISPYQSSGYDISRMLISPKTAELVSIVMQSDKTIEMGEFYITKDSPYAGKKIKETDIRSRYNLIIIAMVGKDKSTRFNPKAEDIIDVGSTLICVGTKEDMERFEKAIS
- a CDS encoding damage-control phosphatase ARMT1 family protein; its protein translation is MRVHAECYQCFISQAIRSSRLFYSDRDHLLKPAQEVVRVLQDIDVELPPPLISEEVYGTIRRSLGIDDPYKQIKKKYNDIALKYEEFAKKQIEQADDPLLYAVRLALAGNIIDFGSQIGSFSLENTIDEVVRNPLDLTDFELFKGDLEKSKRIVLLADNAGEIVFDKILLETIRGLYPEKELFVIVRGGPIINDVGLEDAIYVGMDKIARVIDSGQLIPGFWPDFAKGECKAVYESADIIISKGQGNFETLSEFEDRRIYFLFLIKCGVVAQYLGLKKLSKIFIRNDERWARLRA